The DNA window ACCAATAGATCATCGTCTCCCGATAAATAGGACATTTTTAAAGCTTCAGCACTTACCAAGGAACGTCTGTATAATATATTTCTACCTACTCCTGCATACGGAAAGCCCAAATGAGCTGCACTCAAGATTTGTGCCCCGTTCAAGCATGTTTCAAATCGAATTAACCTGTTCAACAAAGATGGTTCTTTGAGGTAGGGGGTGTAAGCCAATACAATATCCTGTTCATTTCCTAGTCCGTTCACCATTTCTGATATCCAAAATTCTGATTGAGGTGTACAATCAGCATCTGTCAATAGCAGAATATTATGTTTTGCAAATTTTGTGGCCTCAAGAATTGCATTTTTCTTACCGTAAACACCGGTATTTAATTCCAGAATTGTAAGCCTGGGTTCATTAATGTATCGGCTTTTAAGATACTCCACCCCCCTATCTGAAGAATGATCATCCACAATGAGTACTTCGAATTTCTCATATTTTTGATCAATTATTGAGGGTAAATTGGATTTAAGGTTATCATATTCATTTTTTATACAAATGAGAACTGTCACCGGAGGAAAACTGTTTGTTCCGGAAGGGGGGGGTGGGATATAATAAGTTATTTTTGATAGCTGCAATATCCAA is part of the Candidatus Vicinibacter affinis genome and encodes:
- a CDS encoding glycosyltransferase gives rise to the protein MTVLICIKNEYDNLKSNLPSIIDQKYEKFEVLIVDDHSSDRGVEYLKSRYINEPRLTILELNTGVYGKKNAILEATKFAKHNILLLTDADCTPQSEFWISEMVNGLGNEQDIVLAYTPYLKEPSLLNRLIRFETCLNGAQILSAAHLGFPYAGVGRNILYRRSLVSAEALKMSYLSGDDDLLVNGMATKKNTSICLNPNSFVYSTPKQSWKEYFMQRWRHYSTSTGYSIGSQVYLFINFMSLIGFYGVFIMLLFLQMPLYAWIAYTIRLIIIWPIFFTLSRKFKETGLSLLFPILELVYVLFICLQLPLLFVRKKTW